The Solanum lycopersicum chromosome 2, SLM_r2.1 DNA window TGTGTTTCAAAATTGCGGAATACTTTAATATCTGAACCTTACTTATAAAGAAGTATCTCAATACGAATCAAAATTCCCAAAAGCTGCTTATTACCCAAGTGCCGCGCGGTAAGTACAGTAATTCTTATAACTTGTATACttcttcttttatcttcttcGTCTAAACTTTAAGGCCTTGTATATATAGTTTTTCATTTACGTCTAATGCATGATTTATTATACGTTTATAAGGACTATCAACCAACTAATTAATGTCTTTAGAGGAAGAACTAATCTTCGGGCATTTTTGGACCATAAGTTTTTAATTAACCAACCATGCACTTGTACAAGTTGTTTACCTTTGAAAGATAATGGCTATGCACATTTTACGCTATTTGTCCATTAGTATTTAAACTACATTTTTCCATCAACAAAAAAACACATCTCTTTACGTTGCTGCTTTTTTAGGCTACAACAAAGAGGGTCTCACCTCTAAACAGCCAAAGGGTTTGACCCAATTAAGACCTTCTTtcgtttttatttagaaaaaaaaaatactttaactaGTTAAATTATCATAAATCTTTAAATGGGAGGAACAAAGCTGGTATATTTGTCTCTGTTACTATTTTCCACATTTTTGGTAATAAATGGTCACATTGGTGAGTTTGATGAGGTGTGGAGGAGGAGAGCCCAGGAAGCAGATGAATGGGCCATAAAGGCTTACAAGCCCGACCCCATCAATGTCACCCTTGCATTTGCTAAGGAAACTGGACAGTACGTTAAATTCactaatttctctttttaaaatctttttgatgCCTCGCAATTATAGTGACTGACATCAATAGTAGTACTATTTAATTAGGTGACATTTACAcataaaaagataatatttaCTGTTTTTTGCAACAACTTTCTTAAGAACAACTTCAATTTCACTAAAACTGGGTAACGATTTAATTATTTGAGACCTTTCTAATTTAAAACAAACACTTCAAAACAGGGCCTTAAAGGAAATAAAGGAAGCGAAGCTGGCAGTAAATGGAACAAGGAGGGAATTAAAAGGAGGCGGCAAAAAATACGATGGGCCTTGCTCAGTTACCAACCCAATTGATAGGTGCTGGAGATGCCAACCTGATTGGGCCGACAATCGCAAAAGGTTAGCTGATTGTGCAATGGGCTTTGCAAAAGGGACTACCGGAGGAAAAGCCGGCGAAATCTACGTCGTCACGGATTCTTCCGACGACACTAGCGACCCTAAGCCGGGAACCCTCCGATATGGTGTCATTCAAAAGGAGCCATTATGGATCATATTTGCTAAAAGTATGACCATTAGGCTACACCAGGAACTCATAGTGCAAAGTGATAAGACCATTGACGGCCGTGGAGTTAATGTTCACATTGCTAATGGAGCAGGTATTTATCGAGCTCgcaatcaaatattttattttaaaataaaaaataaaaagttgaaatcttatattatgtttatgtctGGACAGGTTTCATGCTCCAGTACGTGAAGAACGTGATCATCCACGGTCTCCGCATTCATGATATTGTGGTGGGCAGTGGTGGGATGATCAGAGATGCAATGGACCACGTTGGACAACGGACACAGAGTGACGGAGATGGTATTTCTATATTTGGTTCATCGAATATATGGGTGGATCATGTCTCCATGTGGAGTTGTTATGATGGGCTTGTTGATGCTATTGAGGGATCCACTGCTGTTACCATATCGAATAGTCATTTCACTGATCATAATGAGGTGATGCTTTTTGGTGCGAGTGACAGTTCTTCAATTGATCAAAGGATGCAAATTACCGTGGCTTATAATCATTTTGGGAAGAGATTGATACAGAGAATGCCAAGGTGCAGATGGGGTTTTATTCATGTGGTTAACAATGACTACACACATTGGAATATGTATGCTATTGGCGGTAGCCAACATCCCACTATTATTAGTCAAGGTAATCGTTTCATTGCTCCTCCTGACATGTTCAAGAAAGAGGTAACAAAGAGGGACTATTCCCCAGAATCAGTGTGGAAACAATGGTCATGGAGATCACAAGGTGATCTATTCATGAATGGAGCATTCTTTGTTGAATCTGGAGATCCAGATTGGACCCAGAAACACATACAGCTTTTTGATGGGGTTGTATCAGCCTCAGGGGATCAAGTCACTTGGATTACAAGATTTTCAGGGGCACTAAATTGCAAGCCAGGAGAAGCTTGTTAGACCATCATTGTTCTATAAATGTTATCACCAAACCAAACTCTCTCATCAGTCCTTAAACTAACTTTGTATGCATTTATTGTATCGAAATTCTCTGTAATTTTGAACTGTTAAATGACGAAATTGAAAAGATGCAAATTCACACCAAGCTATACAACTTTGTGTCAATGTTctcttatattttcttctatattaCTAGTTTTTTCGTAAAACTAACATCTGCTTTAAGAGGCAGGAGGAATTCTAGTAAGAGCGAGTTGAAAGCAATACTATCTTCCTCTGtaaagaaatgataaaaataaataaaaatttaactttgtTGATTCGCAATTATCAACGtacaaaaatctaaaaagatTGTATATTGCTTACTAATTGTTATAAGGCTTATAACAGTTAAACAATTGTTGTTAGCCTCTCCCTTTCTTCCGAAATACAAATCCTAGATACACCTCTGGCAAAGAGAAAATACAGGTTAAGGAGAATTTACGTAGTTCCTAGATTATGCTGATGGATATTTAGAGATACTCCAGAATGTCACAAACGATTATTATATTAGTTATGCTGTTGATTAAAAGTACCTCAAGAAATCTATTTTCTCATCTGCCCCAAAACATGAGCTTCACATAAACGTTAGCAGCAAGGACTTTCAGCTGCGATCAGCAATTGCTGATTAGGCACGTACCTTCTAAGTTCCCACACTCAATCTGAATAATTTTGCACTTAAGAACTCTCAGATTCATTCCCTGAATCCATGGCAGTCGGCTGAAGGTTCCTGTAATCACTGATCTGTTTGCTGTAGCGCTTCTTATCTGCCTTTGGCCATGACCTCAAAGGGTTTTTTCTCCTCAGATGCAAAATCATTAATCCAGCAAGTGAGCTTATAAATGTATCACCTGCCCTATGATATAagataattaaagaaaaaagcaCAAAACAGACTGTAACAAACATGACTAGCATTGTACCAACCgcctttaaatataaaataatgaaacaaataaaataactacCAGAATGCCACAAAACGCTTATTCCATCTCTCCAGGAATCCTCCCAActtcataaaaaatgatttcaGGATTATTTTGCTTCATAGAAAATGATTTCAGGATTGTTAATAACATGATGATGCATGGATTAGTGGTTTTGGTAGCCCGGCCTCCAAATATATTCATATGAGGAAAGCTACTGATACGGAAAGAAGACTTTGTTTCCTTCAAAATGAACATTATATTCTGACCACAGAACGCAGCAGAAGTCATTGGTTTACTAGGAAGGGAATCATGTAGCAAAATACCTACCTCCCTTTCGCTCTGCAAGAAGTACATGAAAGCACTAATTGCCTTCTTCGGAGGATTTGGATCCctcttctttttctgtttttttctaCTTCAATGCATCATTGTCGGCCTTTTTCCTGCTTGT harbors:
- the LOC101260096 gene encoding probable pectate lyase P59, whose product is MGGTKLVYLSLLLFSTFLVINGHIGEFDEVWRRRAQEADEWAIKAYKPDPINVTLAFAKETGQALKEIKEAKLAVNGTRRELKGGGKKYDGPCSVTNPIDRCWRCQPDWADNRKRLADCAMGFAKGTTGGKAGEIYVVTDSSDDTSDPKPGTLRYGVIQKEPLWIIFAKSMTIRLHQELIVQSDKTIDGRGVNVHIANGAGFMLQYVKNVIIHGLRIHDIVVGSGGMIRDAMDHVGQRTQSDGDGISIFGSSNIWVDHVSMWSCYDGLVDAIEGSTAVTISNSHFTDHNEVMLFGASDSSSIDQRMQITVAYNHFGKRLIQRMPRCRWGFIHVVNNDYTHWNMYAIGGSQHPTIISQGNRFIAPPDMFKKEVTKRDYSPESVWKQWSWRSQGDLFMNGAFFVESGDPDWTQKHIQLFDGVVSASGDQVTWITRFSGALNCKPGEAC